One stretch of Campylobacter sp. CCS1377 DNA includes these proteins:
- the coaBC gene encoding bifunctional phosphopantothenoylcysteine decarboxylase/phosphopantothenate--cysteine ligase CoaBC, which translates to MKKTILLAISGSIAFYKTYELISLFKKEGFRVKVLLSNGLLKFASKMSFEALADEVLCEENESWKNSNNHITFSKDADLILFAPASVNSINKLALGIADNLFIQTLIATNKPLVIAPAANTNMYHHFSTQNSLNLLKNNKALIIEPICKVLACKDEGIGALAEIKDIFNITKRELLKEEFWFEKSILITGGGTKEKIDDVRCVSNFSSGKMAKAIADAFYFLGAKVTFLSSVDFDAPYEILKFESSFDLKELLNQNLEKDYLIMTAAVSDFVPEFKKGKIKKNEHLDGLTLHLSLNEDLLKNLEFKGKKIGFKMEFDPKNALENAKKSLSEKKLDMVCLNILDEKNHFGSDLNEIHFITAGENKKSGLKSKEELAYVLAKRLKGL; encoded by the coding sequence ATGAAAAAAACTATACTTTTGGCGATTAGTGGTAGCATAGCCTTTTATAAAACTTATGAGCTTATTTCTTTGTTTAAAAAAGAAGGTTTTAGAGTGAAAGTTTTACTTTCAAATGGACTTTTAAAATTTGCTTCTAAAATGAGTTTTGAAGCTTTGGCTGATGAAGTTTTGTGTGAAGAAAATGAAAGCTGGAAAAACTCTAACAATCACATTACTTTTAGTAAAGATGCGGATTTAATTCTTTTTGCACCTGCAAGTGTAAATTCTATAAACAAACTAGCCTTAGGCATAGCGGATAATCTTTTCATTCAAACGCTAATCGCCACGAATAAACCACTCGTCATTGCTCCAGCTGCAAATACTAATATGTATCATCATTTTAGCACACAAAATTCGCTAAATTTGCTAAAAAATAACAAGGCTTTAATCATAGAACCTATTTGTAAAGTTTTAGCTTGTAAAGATGAAGGTATAGGAGCTTTAGCAGAGATTAAAGATATTTTTAATATTACTAAAAGAGAGCTTTTAAAAGAGGAATTTTGGTTTGAAAAAAGCATTTTAATCACAGGGGGTGGCACAAAAGAAAAAATCGATGATGTGCGTTGTGTGAGTAATTTTTCTAGTGGAAAAATGGCAAAGGCTATTGCAGATGCTTTTTATTTTTTAGGAGCTAAAGTAACGTTTTTAAGCTCGGTTGATTTTGATGCGCCTTATGAGATTTTAAAATTTGAAAGTTCTTTTGATTTAAAAGAATTATTAAATCAAAATTTAGAAAAAGATTATTTGATTATGACGGCTGCGGTAAGTGATTTTGTGCCTGAGTTTAAAAAAGGTAAAATCAAAAAAAATGAGCATTTAGATGGCTTAACTTTGCATTTAAGCTTAAATGAAGATTTACTCAAAAACCTTGAGTTTAAAGGTAAAAAAATAGGATTTAAAATGGAATTTGATCCTAAAAATGCCTTAGAAAATGCTAAAAAATCCTTAAGCGAAAAAAAGCTTGATATGGTATGTCTTAATATTTTAGATGAGAAAAATCATTTTGGTAGCGATTTAAATGAAATTCATTTTATAACTGCTGGTGAAAATAAAAAAAGTGGCTTAAAAAGCAAAGAAGAGTTAGCATATGTTTTAGCAAAGCGCTTAAAAGGACTTTGA
- the uppS gene encoding polyprenyl diphosphate synthase, which yields MNELKHLAVVMDGNRRWAKAKGFLAKLGYSQGVKTMQKLMEACVEEGISNLSLFAFSTENWNRPQDEIDFIFELLDRCLDEALEKFEKNNVRLRAIGDLTRLNSKIRQKIALVEEKTKHCDLLCVNLAISYGARDEIIRAARKVVEKGLELNEENLSANLDLPLDVDLMLRVGNAKRLSNFLLWQSSYAEIYFSETLFPGLTKREFKKIIKEFRKRERTFGK from the coding sequence ATGAATGAGTTAAAACACCTTGCGGTCGTAATGGATGGTAATAGGCGTTGGGCTAAGGCCAAGGGATTTTTAGCTAAGCTTGGATATTCTCAAGGAGTTAAAACTATGCAAAAGCTGATGGAAGCTTGCGTAGAGGAAGGAATTTCAAATTTAAGCCTTTTTGCTTTTAGTACTGAAAATTGGAATAGACCGCAAGATGAGATTGATTTTATTTTTGAACTTTTAGATCGTTGTTTGGATGAAGCTTTGGAAAAATTTGAAAAAAATAATGTGCGCTTAAGAGCAATTGGAGATTTAACCCGTTTAAATTCTAAAATTCGCCAAAAAATAGCCCTTGTAGAAGAAAAAACCAAGCATTGCGATTTGCTTTGTGTGAATTTGGCTATTAGTTATGGGGCAAGAGATGAGATTATCCGTGCGGCTCGTAAAGTAGTGGAAAAAGGTTTGGAATTAAATGAAGAAAATTTAAGTGCAAATTTGGACTTACCTTTGGATGTGGATTTAATGCTTCGAGTGGGAAATGCTAAAAGGCTTTCAAATTTCTTGCTTTGGCAAAGCTCTTATGCAGAAATTTATTTTAGCGAGACTTTGTTTCCAGGACTTACGAAAAGAGAATTTAAAAAAATCATTAAAGAATTTAGAAAAAGAGAAAGAACTTTTGGTAAATGA
- a CDS encoding prepilin peptidase has protein sequence MFFFLFLCGLCLGSFVMTSVDRFVKKKDFFTKRSYCFSCKKQLKFYELIPLFSYLFLHTRCLDCKSKISFLYPLVEILSAFLLIFAYVFSGNLYEFLFLGLYLLGFLALSLIDYKLKAVPEILLWFVFICAGFFAFKEEEIINLFLFEDFKEGFLLCSLVFCGVIFFLKSFVSCLINYKKQGEILESLGEADVIIIASMGGILGFKFGIISIFLACILSLPFFLILKFKKCKDQSLAMFPFLNIAFILVFAYKMIGNF, from the coding sequence ATTTTCTTTTTTCTTTTTTTATGTGGGCTTTGTTTGGGTTCTTTTGTAATGACGAGCGTAGATCGTTTTGTGAAGAAAAAGGATTTTTTTACAAAAAGATCTTATTGTTTTTCTTGCAAAAAACAACTTAAATTTTATGAGCTTATACCTTTATTTTCATATCTATTTTTACACACTCGTTGTCTTGATTGTAAAAGTAAAATAAGTTTTTTGTATCCTTTAGTTGAAATTTTAAGTGCTTTTTTATTGATTTTTGCTTATGTTTTTAGTGGGAATTTATATGAATTTTTGTTTTTGGGACTTTATTTATTAGGCTTTTTGGCGCTTTCTTTGATTGATTATAAACTAAAAGCTGTGCCTGAAATTTTATTATGGTTTGTGTTTATTTGTGCCGGGTTTTTTGCTTTTAAAGAAGAAGAGATAATCAATTTATTTTTATTCGAAGATTTTAAAGAGGGTTTTTTACTTTGTTCGCTTGTGTTTTGCGGAGTGATTTTTTTCCTCAAAAGTTTTGTAAGTTGTTTGATAAATTACAAAAAACAAGGAGAAATTTTAGAAAGCTTGGGTGAAGCAGATGTAATTATTATTGCAAGTATGGGCGGAATTTTGGGTTTTAAATTTGGTATAATAAGCATTTTTTTGGCTTGTATATTAAGTTTGCCATTTTTTTTAATTTTAAAATTTAAAAAATGTAAAGATCAAAGCCTTGCAATGTTTCCATTTTTAAACATTGCTTTTATTTTGGTGTTTGCTTATAAAATGATAGGAAATTTTTAA
- a CDS encoding LptF/LptG family permease: MKIVYKYLFNQFLSTKLSLFFILFTIISMVFFIQIARITSSIEISFLDLLKLYSFMIPRILIFTLPIAFFIALALSLYRLSKENESIVIFTLGMAPNLIAKFFLKIAFLISTCMLAVALIFIPIAFELQDNFVDYKKTQVNFNYKSGEFGQKFLDWMIFIEKQENDLYKNVVMYYPKKDELEKERLILATEARLERKDDAMSLKLLSGRAYIFDKNETLYLGEFKDLSINTLIKTPNLNIKSFYEYWLDLNHNDKRAKEFVIYTLISLFPFASTLFALSFGIVTYRYDKGYIYLGIFAVICLYFGALSIFYKPPILAVGSIFLLFFISSWLYFKKIIANKY, from the coding sequence ATGAAAATCGTATATAAATATCTTTTTAATCAATTTTTAAGCACTAAACTTTCGTTATTTTTTATACTTTTTACCATTATTTCTATGGTATTTTTTATACAAATTGCCAGGATTACTTCAAGCATAGAAATTAGCTTTTTAGATCTTTTAAAGCTTTATTCTTTTATGATACCTAGAATTTTGATTTTCACACTTCCTATAGCTTTTTTTATAGCATTAGCCTTGTCTTTATATAGACTTTCAAAAGAAAATGAAAGCATAGTTATTTTTACTCTAGGAATGGCACCTAATTTAATTGCTAAATTTTTCTTAAAAATTGCCTTTTTAATCAGCACATGTATGCTAGCGGTTGCGCTTATTTTTATACCTATAGCCTTTGAGCTTCAAGATAATTTTGTGGATTATAAAAAAACTCAAGTCAATTTCAATTATAAAAGTGGTGAATTTGGACAAAAATTCTTAGATTGGATGATTTTTATTGAAAAACAAGAAAATGATCTTTATAAAAATGTTGTAATGTATTATCCTAAAAAAGATGAATTGGAAAAAGAACGATTGATCTTGGCTACAGAAGCAAGATTAGAACGAAAAGATGATGCAATGAGTTTGAAATTATTAAGTGGTAGAGCTTATATTTTTGACAAAAATGAAACTTTATATTTGGGAGAATTTAAAGATTTAAGCATTAATACCCTTATTAAAACTCCAAATTTAAACATTAAAAGCTTTTATGAATATTGGTTGGATTTAAATCACAATGATAAAAGAGCAAAAGAATTTGTAATTTATACTTTAATTTCTTTATTTCCATTTGCAAGCACCTTATTTGCTCTTTCTTTCGGTATTGTTACTTATCGTTATGACAAAGGTTATATTTATCTTGGAATTTTTGCTGTAATTTGTTTATATTTTGGTGCATTGAGTATTTTCTACAAACCTCCAATATTGGCAGTTGGTAGTATTTTCCTTTTATTCTTTATAAGCTCTTGGCTCTATTTTAAAAAAATTATAGCCAATAAATACTGA
- the truA gene encoding tRNA pseudouridine(38-40) synthase TruA: MKLKLILSYDGSRFNGSASQSHKNSVQDNLHDALKHLGIFKKPLFASRTDKGVHASRAVACIECGEHFKDLLFLKKQINKFAKPFIYIRYIERVKDDFEVRFDVKSREYRYIFNHSEFNPLQSSYCYFYPKIDIKKVNKILMLFEGVHDFSFFQKLGGSNKTSIREIFDAKAYAYKNYTIFHFKANGFLRSQIRLIVAAVLKVLEGKMSILELKEQIDAKKIHSRMLAPASGLYLSKISY; the protein is encoded by the coding sequence ATGAAATTAAAGCTTATTTTATCTTACGATGGATCGCGTTTTAATGGCTCTGCTAGTCAAAGTCATAAAAATAGCGTTCAAGATAATCTTCATGATGCTCTAAAGCATCTTGGAATTTTTAAAAAGCCTTTATTTGCTTCTAGGACAGATAAGGGGGTTCATGCAAGCAGAGCAGTGGCATGTATAGAATGTGGCGAACATTTTAAAGATTTATTGTTTTTAAAAAAGCAAATTAATAAATTCGCAAAACCTTTTATTTATATTAGATATATTGAAAGGGTAAAAGATGATTTTGAAGTGCGTTTTGATGTTAAATCCAGAGAATATCGTTATATTTTTAATCATAGCGAATTTAACCCCTTGCAAAGTTCTTATTGTTATTTTTATCCCAAAATTGATATAAAAAAGGTTAATAAAATTTTGATGCTTTTTGAAGGAGTGCATGATTTTTCCTTTTTTCAAAAGCTTGGTGGTTCAAATAAAACAAGCATTAGAGAAATATTTGATGCAAAAGCTTATGCTTATAAAAACTATACTATATTTCATTTTAAAGCCAATGGTTTTTTAAGATCCCAAATCAGACTAATCGTAGCAGCGGTTTTAAAAGTTTTAGAAGGAAAAATGAGTATTTTAGAGCTTAAAGAGCAAATTGATGCAAAAAAAATTCATTCAAGAATGCTAGCTCCAGCATCTGGCTTATATTTAAGCAAAATTTCATACTAG
- the queA gene encoding tRNA preQ1(34) S-adenosylmethionine ribosyltransferase-isomerase QueA — MNDPKDLLLSSYDYVLDKKHIATYPINPKENAKLLVYIKNEDKIMHTHFKELSSLLPPCAIVFNDTKVIKARIFGYKTSGAKIELFLHQPSVNSTFLAQIRGKVKIGEELHFDLNLKAKVLELFNDGVRRVEFWQNDHLLNTLELYQILENIGHIPLPPYIKRSDENSDISDYQSIFARNEGAVAAPTASLHFSKEMIEKLAQNHNLHYLTLHVGAGTFKSVECENLEDHKMHSEYFDIGEETAKLIQSNIPLLGVGTTVTRCVEYFARTQIQNGFCDLFLHPYNLPIRQNYLLTNFHLPKSTLIMLVAAFIGREKTMQIYQEAIKNNYRFYSYGDAMLIL, encoded by the coding sequence ATGAATGATCCAAAAGATTTGCTTTTATCGAGCTATGATTATGTGCTTGATAAAAAACATATTGCTACCTATCCTATAAATCCAAAAGAAAATGCCAAGCTTTTGGTGTATATAAAAAATGAAGATAAAATCATGCACACTCATTTTAAAGAATTATCAAGTTTATTACCTCCTTGCGCTATCGTTTTTAATGATACTAAAGTAATTAAAGCTAGAATTTTTGGATATAAAACAAGTGGAGCAAAAATAGAACTTTTTTTACATCAACCTAGCGTTAATTCCACCTTTTTAGCTCAAATTCGTGGCAAAGTAAAAATAGGTGAAGAATTGCATTTTGATTTAAATTTAAAAGCAAAAGTTTTAGAACTTTTTAATGATGGAGTAAGAAGGGTTGAATTTTGGCAAAATGATCACTTATTAAATACTTTAGAACTTTATCAAATTTTAGAAAACATAGGCCACATTCCCCTACCTCCTTATATTAAAAGATCAGATGAGAATAGCGATATAAGTGATTATCAAAGTATTTTTGCTAGAAATGAAGGCGCAGTAGCAGCTCCAACGGCAAGTTTGCATTTTTCTAAAGAAATGATAGAAAAACTAGCACAAAATCATAATTTGCATTATCTTACCTTGCATGTGGGTGCTGGAACTTTTAAAAGCGTGGAATGTGAAAATTTAGAGGATCATAAAATGCATTCTGAGTATTTTGATATTGGTGAAGAAACGGCTAAACTTATACAAAGCAATATTCCCTTACTCGGTGTAGGCACAACGGTTACAAGATGCGTAGAATACTTTGCTAGAACCCAAATTCAAAATGGTTTTTGTGATTTGTTTTTGCACCCTTATAATTTACCCATTAGACAAAATTATCTTCTAACAAATTTCCATTTACCAAAATCAACACTAATAATGCTTGTAGCCGCTTTTATAGGTAGAGAAAAAACCATGCAAATTTATCAAGAGGCGATTAAGAATAATTATAGATTTTATTCTTATGGTGATGCCATGTTGATTCTCTAG
- the tatC gene encoding twin-arginine translocase subunit TatC has product MFEELKPHLTELRKRLFISVSCIFVMFFVCFYFNQQILGIMYKPVIAILPDSAKQINFIEIQEPLFTAMKVSFFAAFVFSSPIVFWQFWKFVAPGLYDSEKRLVIPFVFFATLMFLLGACFCYFIAIPMAFKFLVDFGVQMQNFKPVITSGPYIGFFIKLVIAFGLAFEMPVLTFFFAKLGLIDDAFLTRHFRVAVLIIFIFSALMTPPDIISQFLMAGPLCALYGFSILIAKKINPAKKDENADE; this is encoded by the coding sequence ATGTTTGAAGAGTTAAAACCTCATTTAACCGAACTTAGAAAAAGACTTTTTATTAGTGTCTCTTGTATTTTTGTAATGTTTTTTGTTTGTTTTTATTTTAATCAACAAATTTTAGGCATTATGTATAAGCCCGTGATTGCCATTCTGCCAGATTCGGCTAAGCAGATTAATTTCATAGAAATACAAGAACCTTTATTTACCGCGATGAAAGTATCCTTTTTTGCAGCCTTTGTCTTTTCTTCACCTATAGTTTTTTGGCAATTTTGGAAATTTGTCGCACCAGGGCTTTATGATAGTGAAAAACGCCTAGTTATACCTTTTGTATTTTTTGCTACGCTAATGTTTTTGCTAGGAGCTTGTTTTTGTTATTTTATTGCCATTCCTATGGCTTTTAAATTTTTAGTAGATTTTGGTGTGCAAATGCAAAATTTTAAACCTGTTATCACTTCAGGGCCTTATATAGGGTTTTTTATTAAATTAGTTATTGCATTTGGCTTAGCTTTTGAAATGCCTGTGCTTACTTTTTTCTTTGCTAAATTAGGGCTAATTGATGATGCTTTTTTAACCAGACATTTTAGAGTGGCTGTTTTGATTATTTTTATTTTTTCTGCTTTGATGACTCCACCTGATATTATCTCTCAATTTTTAATGGCAGGACCCTTGTGTGCTTTATATGGTTTTTCGATTTTAATCGCCAAAAAAATTAATCCTGCCAAAAAAGATGAAAATGCCGATGAATGA
- the tatB gene encoding Sec-independent protein translocase protein TatB, whose amino-acid sequence MSMGEIIIILIVAILVLGPEKLPSTIAQFVKIFKAIKKNIDDAKNAIEKEIHINELKSEAQKYKDEFTQTNENIRKKLSFEEFDELKKEILDHNANSANKPEKNDTNAKSTLMEKENV is encoded by the coding sequence ATGAGTATGGGCGAGATTATTATTATTTTAATTGTTGCTATTTTGGTTTTGGGTCCAGAAAAACTACCAAGCACCATAGCGCAATTTGTAAAAATTTTTAAAGCCATCAAAAAAAATATTGATGATGCTAAAAATGCTATAGAAAAAGAAATTCATATCAATGAATTAAAATCAGAAGCTCAAAAATATAAAGATGAATTCACTCAAACCAATGAAAATATAAGAAAAAAACTAAGTTTTGAAGAATTTGATGAATTAAAAAAAGAGATTTTAGATCATAATGCAAACTCAGCCAATAAGCCTGAAAAAAATGATACAAATGCCAAATCAACCTTAATGGAAAAAGAAAATGTTTGA